Proteins from a genomic interval of Cupriavidus pauculus:
- the bluB gene encoding 5,6-dimethylbenzimidazole synthase, translating to MEQPSADPHIDAAERAALYRILALRRDCRHFTPGPLLPDDQLARLLDAANQAPSVGLMQPWRFMRLSTPAWRARLAPLVEAERQATAQALGPRGDEFLRLKVEGIREAAELLAVILAPDDGTVFGRRNMPVEMAWASAACAVQNLWLAARAENLGLGWVSMFDPDALARELGLPPGARPFGLLCLGPVPAFYAAPMLEQEGWRQRQPLERILWGGSLAPCPDGKS from the coding sequence ATGGAACAGCCTTCGGCCGATCCCCACATTGACGCCGCCGAACGCGCGGCGCTGTACCGCATCCTGGCGCTGCGGCGCGACTGCCGCCATTTCACGCCCGGCCCGCTGCTGCCCGACGACCAGCTGGCGCGCCTGCTCGATGCAGCCAACCAGGCGCCATCGGTCGGCCTGATGCAGCCATGGCGCTTCATGCGCCTGAGCACGCCGGCATGGCGCGCGCGGCTGGCCCCGCTGGTGGAAGCCGAGCGGCAGGCCACGGCGCAGGCGCTGGGGCCGCGCGGCGACGAATTCCTGCGGCTCAAGGTCGAGGGCATCCGCGAGGCCGCCGAGCTGCTGGCCGTGATCCTGGCGCCCGACGACGGCACGGTCTTCGGCCGCCGCAACATGCCGGTGGAGATGGCCTGGGCGTCGGCCGCCTGCGCGGTCCAGAACCTGTGGCTCGCGGCGCGGGCCGAGAACCTGGGCCTCGGCTGGGTCTCGATGTTCGACCCCGACGCGCTCGCGCGCGAGCTGGGCCTGCCGCCCGGCGCCCGGCCGTTCGGGCTGCTGTGCCTGGGCCCGGTGCCGGCGTTCTATGCCGCGCCAATGCTGGAGCAGGAAGGCTGGCGCCAGCGCCAGCCGCTGGAACGGATTCTCTGGGGCGGATCGCTGGCGCCCTGCCCGGACGGCAAGTCCTGA